The following coding sequences lie in one Spinacia oleracea cultivar Varoflay chromosome 1, BTI_SOV_V1, whole genome shotgun sequence genomic window:
- the LOC110793405 gene encoding protein-tyrosine-phosphatase MKP1: MLGPGDEERQANARKTYLRSVSWSDRSPNKPNPSYPRAQPSNKARSCLPPLQPLSISRRNVEEWPKAGSDDLGVWPQPSTPGGRIGCGLGVKPSGSLKIDEPGREFESNKDRLAFYEKECSRIVEHIYLGSEAVAKNRDILRQNRITHVLNCVGFVCPEFFKGDLVYKTLWLQDRPSEDITSILYDVFDYFEDVREQGGRVLVHCCQGVSRSTSLVIAYLMWKEGQSFEDAFQYVKAARGVTNPNMGFACQLLQCQKRVHAMPISPNSILRMYRMAPHSPYAPLHLVPKLVHHPSKLNLDSRGAFIVHVPSAIFIWIGEYCSSVMSNNARVAAQQVVKYERAQGPLLPIKEGEEPSEFLDTLCSGEIEIIEDRTLCSGEVDEEMANSDIRNRKVNEYDQDFEIFHKALAGGVVPPFTSSGSTAETHLPARENGWGRLRKKFANGIMKGFLLSPISCQNTRSIHESETDSQHDAEEPVSPTAHLLLQSTLKHSSSYSILPDTDGVTVGEEFGQTSSCSSPDSFSPYPANSPTFNSKSPSLSPSTSDYSNPFTFSPSSSNWSDSSNFSSQPSPSGLEFSDHLCTRNSASSETDCLLKKKEDSKACMDAFSALNGWKSLNFCYCKGTSPSIAERRGSYPPTLMLLPTADSVPARVTNTLVRSWSFSLPDLGEEIKSEIVNMELKHGESGEVKTDELMSDADQ; encoded by the exons ATGTTAGGACCTGGGGATGAAGAAAGGCAAGCTAATGCCCGGAAAACTTATCTTAGGTCAGTTTCATGGTCTGATAGATCACCTAATAAGCCTAACCCTAGTTACCCCCGAGCTCAACCGAGCAACAAAGCTCGGTCTTGCTTACCGCCTCTTCAACCCCTTTCGATTTCCAGACGAAATGTAGAGGAGTGGCCTAAGGCTGGATCAGATGATCTGGGGGTTTGGCCTCAACCTTCAACCCCTGGAGGTAGAATTGGATGTGGGTTGGGTGTAAAACCGAGTGGGAGCTTGAAAATTGATGAACCCGGTAGAGAGTTTGAATCCAATAAAGATAGGCTTGCATTCTATGAGAAAGAATGTTCAAGGATAGTGGAACATATATACTTGGGAAGTGAAGCAGTGGCTAAAAATCGAGATATTTTGAGGCAAAATAGGATAACCCATGTGCTGAATTGTGTCGGGTTTGTTTGCCCCGAGTTTTTCAAGGGTGATCTTGTGTACAAGACACTTTGGTTGCAGGACAGGCCATCAGAGGATATAACAAGTATCTTATATGATGTGTTTGATTATTTTGAGGATGTTAGGGAACAAGGTGGGCGGGTTTTGGTCCATTGTTGTCAAGGGGTGTCTCGATCTACTTCCCTGGTAATTGCATACCTTATGTGGAAAGAAGGGCAAAGCTTTGAGGATGCATTCCAGTATGTGAAGGCAGCTAGAGGAGTAACTAATCCTAACATGGGGTTTGCTTGTCAACTTCTTCAATGTCAGAAGAGAGTTCATGCTATGCCGATTAGTCCTAATTCTATTTTAAGGATGTACAGGATGGCCCCACATTCTCCTTATGCTCCCCTCCATCTTGTACCCAAATTGGTGCACCATCCTAGTAAACTTAACCTCGATTCCCGTGGTGCGTTTATTGTTCACGTTCCTTCAGCCATATTTATCTGGATTGGAGAGTATTGTAGTTCGGTGATGTCGAATAATGCGAGGGTGGCTGCTCAACAGGTTGTGAAATACGAGAGGGCACAAGGGCCTCTTTTGCCGATAAAGGAGGGTGAAGAGCCATCTGAGTTTTTGGATACTCTTTGTAGTGGAGAGATCGAGATTATAGAGGATAGGACTTTGTGCAGTGGTGAAGTTGATGAGGAAATGGCTAATAGTGATATTAGGAACAGGAAAGTTAATGAATATGATCAGGATTTTGAGATCTTTCACAAGGCACTTGCTGGTGGTGTTGTTCCCCCTTTTACATCGTCAGGCTCAACGGCTGAAACTCATCTTCCTGCTCGGGAAAATGGATGGGGAAGATTGAGGAAGAAATTCGCGAATGGTATTATGAAGGGATTTCTCTTATCACCTATATCTTGTCAGAATACTCGATCTATTCATGAAAGTGAAACTGATTCTCAACATGATGCAGAAGAACCTGTTTCCCCAACTGCCCACTTATTATTGCAGTCTACCCTTAAACATAGTTCATCATATTCTATCTTACCTGATACAGATGGTGTTACTGTTGGTGAAGAATTTGGACAGACTAGTTCTTGTAGCTCACCAGACTCTTTCTCTCCTTATCCAGCCAACAGTCCAACATTCAATTCCAAGTCTCCTTCACTTTCCCCTTCAACTTCAGACTATTCAAACCCTTTTACCTTTTCGCCCTCATCGTCAAACTGGTCAGACTCATCGAACTTTTCTTCACAACCTTCACCTTCAGGATTGGAATTTTCTGATCATTTGTGTACTAGGAATTCAGCTTCCAGCGAAACTGATTGCCTACTTAAGAAGAAAGAGGATTCAAAAGCATGTATGGATGCATTTTCTGCTCTAAATGGCTGGAAATCGTTGAATTTTTGTTATTGTAAAGGAACTTCTCCTTCGATTGCCGAACGCCGGGGCAGTTATCCACCGACATTGATGCTATTGCCGACAGCTGATTCAGTTCCAGCTCGTGTCACCAATACCTTAGTTAGATCATGGTCCTTTTCTCTTCCTGACTTGGGTGAGGAGATAAAAAGTGAAATTGTGAATATGGAGCTAAAACATGGGGAGTCCGGTGAAGTAAAAACAGATGAGCTGATGTCGGATGCAG ATCAGTAG